One window of Luteitalea sp. genomic DNA carries:
- a CDS encoding acyl carrier protein produces MPMQLEQELRHFVVDNFLFGQDDGSLSDDDSFIDKGIVDSTGVLELIGFLETRYGIKVEDDELVPANLDTLNRLSAFVQRKLDDAGGQLAS; encoded by the coding sequence ATGCCCATGCAGCTCGAACAAGAACTTCGCCACTTCGTTGTCGATAACTTTCTCTTCGGGCAGGATGATGGCAGCTTGTCCGATGATGATTCGTTCATCGACAAGGGGATCGTCGATTCGACGGGCGTCCTCGAGCTCATCGGCTTCCTGGAGACCCGGTACGGAATCAAGGTCGAAGACGATGAGCTGGTGCCAGCCAACCTCGACACGCTCAACCGCCTGAGCGCGTTCGTGCAGCGCAAGCTCGACGACGCAGGAGGACAGCTTGCAAGTTGA
- a CDS encoding DUF3473 domain-containing protein, producing MVNAMSVDVEDYFHVSALASAAPRSAWDSFESRVVANTERLLTLFDTAGVTATFFTLGWVADRHPALVRRIAALGHEVASHGYAHELVYDLSADRFREDIRRAKATLEGIVASPVEGYRAPSYSITTRSLWALDVLVEEGHTYDASIFPIRHDRYGIPNAPRHMHRLHRASGSLLEAPPSTVRLTRFNLPIAGGGYFRLLPYRYTAWGLRRVNQGERQPVFFYLHPWEIDPDQPRLRAGWLSRQRHYRNLHRTEQRLVQLMRDFRFAPMRRVLESFES from the coding sequence ATCGTCAACGCGATGAGCGTCGACGTGGAAGACTACTTCCACGTCTCGGCGCTCGCGTCGGCGGCGCCGCGCAGTGCCTGGGACTCGTTCGAGTCGCGAGTGGTGGCGAATACGGAGCGGCTCCTCACGCTGTTCGACACGGCGGGTGTTACGGCCACGTTCTTCACACTAGGCTGGGTAGCAGATCGACACCCGGCTCTCGTGCGGCGCATCGCGGCGCTGGGCCACGAGGTTGCCTCACACGGCTACGCACACGAGCTGGTGTACGACCTCAGCGCGGACCGCTTTCGCGAGGATATCAGGCGAGCCAAGGCTACGCTCGAAGGGATCGTCGCGTCGCCGGTCGAGGGCTATCGTGCGCCCAGCTATTCGATAACGACACGCTCGCTCTGGGCGCTGGATGTGCTCGTCGAGGAAGGCCATACGTACGACGCAAGCATCTTCCCAATCCGCCACGACCGGTACGGTATCCCGAACGCGCCTCGACACATGCACCGGCTGCATCGTGCATCCGGCAGCCTTCTGGAAGCGCCGCCGTCAACGGTCCGTCTGACGCGCTTCAATCTGCCCATCGCGGGTGGCGGATACTTCCGGCTCCTCCCCTATCGCTACACGGCGTGGGGCCTTCGGCGGGTGAACCAGGGCGAGCGACAGCCTGTGTTCTTCTACTTGCATCCATGGGAGATCGATCCGGATCAGCCGCGCCTGCGGGCGGGCTGGCTCTCGCGGCAGCGGCACTATCGCAACCTGCACCGCACCGAGCAACGCCTCGTGCAACTGATGCGCGATTTTCGTTTTGCTCCCATGCGGAGAGTCCTCGAAAGTTTCGAATCGTGA